The Arthrobacter zhaoxinii sequence GCGCTGGCCGTCCTGGACGAATTGTTCACCGCAGGCCCGGCACCGTACTGCAGCACGCATTTCTAACCACCTGAGTGGCAGGCAGGTATTTTAGTGCCGGCGGCACAGCGGTTCCCTTTGACCTGCGTTGGCGCATCCGGCTAGACTGATCGGGCGCGTAATAGCGCAAGTTATTACCAATCCTGTCCATCTCCGGGCAAACAAGCTGTTCGTCGCAGGCATCTACGTGCCTTCGTCATTCACTTGGGCAAGTATCTTGCCTGCGGTTAATCCCGCCGGTTAGTGGAAACCAGTCCGGAATACAAAACAACTTCCACATCGGAGTCCCAACTACATGACCATCACCACCAACGAGAAGTCCGGTACCCCGCAGGTCGCCATCAACGACATCGGTACTGCCGAGGACTTCCTCGCCGCGATTGACGCAACGATCAAGTACTTCAACGACGGCGATCTCGTCGAAGGTACCGTTGTCAAGGTTGACCGCGACGAGGTCCTGCTCGACATCGGTTACAAGACCGAGGGTGTCATTCCTTCCCGCGAGCTTTCCATCAAGCACGACGTTGATCCCGGAGACGTTGTCTCCGTCGGCGATCAGGTCGAAGCCCTGGTGCTCACCAAGGAAGACAAAGAAGGCCGTCTGATCCTCTCCAAGAAGCGTGCTCAGTACGAGCGTGCCTGGGGCGACATCGAGAAGGTCAAGGAAGAAGACGGCGTCGTTACCGGTACCGTCATCGAGGTTGTCAAGGGTGGTCTTATCCTCGACATCGGGCTGCGCGGCTTCCTGCCTGCATCCCTCGTGGAGATGCGTCGCGTCCGCGACCTGGCTCCGTACATCGGTCAGCAGATCGAAGCCAAGATCATCGAGCTGGACAAGAACCGCAACAACGTTGTTCTGTCCCGCCGTGCCTGGCTCGAGCAGACCCAGTCCGAGGTCCGTTCCACGTTCCTCAACAAGCTGGAAAAGGGCCAGGTTCGTCCGGGCGTTGTTTCCTCCATCGTCAACTTCGGTGCATTCGTGGACCTTGGCGGCGTAGACGGTCTCGTCCACGTTTCCGAGCTGTCCTGGAAGCACATCGACCACCCCTCCGAGGTTGTCGAAGTTGGCCAGGAAGTCACCGTTGAGGTTCTGGAAGTTGACCTCGACCGCGAGCGTGTCTCCCTGTCGCTGAAGGCTACGCAGGAAGATCCGTGGCAGACCTTCGCCCGCACCCACGCCCTCGGCCAGGTTGTTCCGGGTAAGGTCACCAAGCTGGTTCCGTTCGGTGCGTTCGTCCGCGTCGAAGACGGCATCGAAGGCCTGGTCCACATCTCCGAACTGGCAGTCCGCCACGTAGAGCTCGCCGAGCAGGTTGTCTCCGTTGGAGATGA is a genomic window containing:
- the rpsA gene encoding 30S ribosomal protein S1, producing the protein MTITTNEKSGTPQVAINDIGTAEDFLAAIDATIKYFNDGDLVEGTVVKVDRDEVLLDIGYKTEGVIPSRELSIKHDVDPGDVVSVGDQVEALVLTKEDKEGRLILSKKRAQYERAWGDIEKVKEEDGVVTGTVIEVVKGGLILDIGLRGFLPASLVEMRRVRDLAPYIGQQIEAKIIELDKNRNNVVLSRRAWLEQTQSEVRSTFLNKLEKGQVRPGVVSSIVNFGAFVDLGGVDGLVHVSELSWKHIDHPSEVVEVGQEVTVEVLEVDLDRERVSLSLKATQEDPWQTFARTHALGQVVPGKVTKLVPFGAFVRVEDGIEGLVHISELAVRHVELAEQVVSVGDELFVKVIDIDLERRRISLSLKQANEGVDPEGTEFDPALYGMAAEYDEAGNYKYPEGFDPESNEWLEGYETQRAAWEQQYADAQARWEAHKKQVAQHNSEDIAAASESNDSGTTSYSSEPAVAETGAGTLASDEALAALREKLTGN